In Rutidosis leptorrhynchoides isolate AG116_Rl617_1_P2 chromosome 2, CSIRO_AGI_Rlap_v1, whole genome shotgun sequence, one genomic interval encodes:
- the LOC139889642 gene encoding uncharacterized mitochondrial protein AtMg00810-like, whose amino-acid sequence MKDLGPLSYFLSIVVIHHSNSLFLHQSTYAKDIIARAGLTNCNPVRTPVDTGSKLSVSHGRPVADPSQFPRLAGALQYLTFTRPDISYAVVPTLDDPPLVIVFISATILSHGRLNDNLLCHVLVPKPNIGGVANHQRTRHIAMDIHFVREKVARGEVHVLHVPSRFQIADIFTKGLPRILFDDFRDSLSIRPPPAETAGVY is encoded by the exons ATGAAAGATCTTGGACCGTTGAGTTATTTTTTGAGTATTGTGGTTATTCATCACTCGAATAGTTTATTTTTGCATCAAAGTACATATGCCAAAGACATTATTGCACGCGCAGGTTTGACTAATTGCAACCCAGTCCGGACACCCGTAGATACGGGCTCCAAGTTAAGTGTGTCTCATGGTCGACCGGTCGCTGACCCGTCTCAGTTTCCTCGTTTAGCGGGCGCTTTACAGTACTTGACTTTTACTCGCCCTGATATCTCCTACGCT GTTGTCCCGACACTCGACGATCCACCTCTGGTTATTGTGTTTATTTCGGCGACAATCCTATCTCATGGTCGTCTAAACGACAACCTACTTTGTCACGTTCTAGTACCGAAGCCGAATATTGGGGGTGTTGCTAAT CATCAACGCACCAGACATATCGCGATGGACATTCACTTTGTTCGTGAAAAGGTTGCACGCGGTGAGGTCCACGTCCTACACGTTCCTTCTCGGTTTCAGATTGCGGATATCTTCACTAAGGGTTTGCCTAGGATCTTGTTTGATGATTTTCGTGACAGTCTCAGCATACGGCCTCCTCCCGCTGAAACTGCGGGGGTGTATTAG